From a single Helicovermis profundi genomic region:
- a CDS encoding sigma-54 interaction domain-containing protein: MKNQTLNNLYTQKIIDKIDQGILIVDSKGTIKLCNTKLLNIFGLNNNYKINHKNGIIKKGDIVCYASNSTGTDDGNINKEALNKLGFKGNVPYNEPFIIIGKYMTNEKPIIKFVTSNENIFSLNKNIYDIDFNIEVNLLKKSINIAANSNNYKFNYIFAVGHIVVIDSINKNVKFYQSRGFTARKESAREILMAMSFQNKSNLNKPTNLIGKNIATVFKHNSIISDIIKCALGDNIEYTNQFKQINGIPTLFSLTQISDEQGNSETLLKIDDVSEIHNITNSYNTSIRKLKELENKIIENSIVNNTFKDFIGESTTTKNLKKQIYKASLSNSNILILGETGTGKTHLAKSIHNESSRRNFPFVHVNCATIPNELIESILFGYEEGAFTGAKKKGNIGLFESANNGTIFLDEISELDFKLQAKLLKVLQDKTFYKVGSTREIKVDVRLISATNKNLVKYIELGKFRNDLYYRINVFSIYIEPLRNRKDDIIDLSQNIIKNICKKYDTPNKNITHEAQIKLNRYLYPGNVRELENILERAVNTSSENIILSEDIVFDTHVLNEDKKSFKSLKEYVNNAEENIIKEALNYYNNDKLKVMEVLKIKRTTFYDKLKKYKL; the protein is encoded by the coding sequence TTGAAAAATCAAACGTTAAATAATTTATACACTCAAAAAATAATTGATAAAATAGATCAAGGAATTCTTATTGTTGATTCAAAAGGAACTATAAAATTATGTAATACAAAATTACTGAATATTTTTGGATTAAATAATAACTATAAAATTAATCATAAAAATGGAATTATAAAAAAAGGTGATATCGTCTGCTACGCATCAAATAGCACGGGAACAGACGATGGAAATATTAATAAAGAAGCTTTAAATAAATTAGGATTTAAAGGAAATGTCCCATATAATGAACCTTTTATTATTATTGGAAAATACATGACAAATGAAAAACCTATTATAAAATTTGTAACTTCCAATGAAAATATCTTCTCACTAAATAAAAATATATATGATATTGATTTTAATATTGAAGTAAATTTACTAAAAAAGTCAATAAATATTGCTGCTAACTCAAATAATTATAAATTTAATTATATTTTTGCTGTTGGACATATTGTAGTGATTGATTCAATAAACAAAAACGTAAAATTTTATCAATCAAGGGGTTTTACAGCAAGAAAAGAAAGTGCTAGAGAAATATTAATGGCAATGTCATTTCAAAATAAAAGTAATTTAAATAAACCTACAAATCTCATAGGAAAAAATATAGCTACTGTGTTTAAACACAATTCAATCATTAGCGATATAATCAAATGCGCTCTAGGTGATAATATTGAATATACAAATCAATTTAAACAGATAAATGGTATACCTACATTATTCAGTTTAACTCAAATTTCTGATGAACAAGGAAACTCTGAAACATTATTAAAAATAGACGATGTATCAGAAATTCATAATATTACAAATTCTTATAATACTTCTATTAGAAAATTAAAGGAACTTGAAAATAAAATTATTGAAAATTCAATCGTAAACAATACCTTTAAGGACTTTATTGGCGAAAGTACTACAACTAAAAATTTAAAAAAACAAATCTATAAAGCGTCACTTTCAAATTCAAATATTCTAATCTTAGGAGAAACAGGTACCGGAAAAACGCATTTAGCAAAATCAATACATAATGAGAGCTCTAGAAGAAATTTTCCTTTTGTACACGTAAATTGTGCTACAATTCCAAATGAATTAATTGAAAGTATTTTATTTGGATACGAAGAAGGTGCATTTACGGGCGCAAAGAAAAAAGGTAATATTGGATTATTCGAAAGTGCAAATAATGGCACAATTTTTCTTGACGAAATTAGTGAACTTGATTTTAAATTACAAGCTAAATTACTAAAAGTACTTCAAGATAAGACTTTTTATAAAGTTGGTAGTACAAGAGAAATAAAAGTAGATGTTAGACTAATATCAGCAACTAATAAAAATTTAGTCAAATATATTGAATTAGGTAAATTTAGAAATGATTTATACTATAGAATAAATGTTTTTTCAATATATATTGAACCATTAAGAAACAGAAAAGATGATATAATAGATCTTTCGCAAAATATTATAAAAAATATTTGCAAAAAATATGATACCCCTAATAAAAATATCACTCATGAAGCACAGATAAAACTTAATAGATATCTCTATCCAGGAAACGTAAGAGAACTTGAAAATATATTAGAAAGAGCAGTAAATACTTCGTCTGAAAATATTATTTTAAGTGAAGATATTGTTTTTGATACTCATGTTTTAAATGAAGATAAAAAATCATTTAAATCTTTAAAAGAATATGTAAATAATGCTGAAGAAAATATAATAAAAGAAGCGCTAAACTACTATAATAATGATAAATTAAAAGTCATGGAAGTTCTCAAAATAAAACGAACTACTTTTTATGATAAATTGAAAAAATATAAACTTTAA